Proteins co-encoded in one Alcanivorax sp. genomic window:
- a CDS encoding winged helix-turn-helix domain-containing protein, producing the protein MAQKDTQTAEQLAGAFRALSNANRLRIYQVIVSHCREHGKADLEDVPAGCAFGDFMKRLNIGAPTVSHHVRELAEAGLIRVERAGRRRYCHAEPAMQARLAAFFEL; encoded by the coding sequence TTGGCACAGAAGGACACACAAACAGCAGAACAGCTGGCGGGTGCATTTCGGGCGCTTTCCAACGCTAACCGGTTACGCATTTATCAGGTGATCGTGTCGCATTGTCGTGAACATGGAAAGGCGGATCTGGAGGATGTGCCGGCAGGTTGTGCGTTTGGTGATTTCATGAAGCGCTTGAATATAGGTGCGCCTACCGTGTCTCACCATGTCCGTGAGTTGGCCGAGGCGGGCCTGATCCGCGTTGAACGAGCGGGTAGACGACGTTATTGCCATGCGGAGCCTGCCATGCAGGCTCGGCTGGCGGCATTTTTCGAGCTTTAA
- a CDS encoding acyl-CoA dehydrogenase family protein: MNIEIPKKFKPLINNAYQVAQSTLRPLSRKYDRGEHEYPKELDMLASVLDGFNEGDPANSAGAATTGSGKVQDDGSVKNGSNMGVCLGAMEMCYGDTGFLLAMPRQGLGNAAIAAVANDEQLERFKGKWAAMAITEPSCGSDSAAIRTTAKKDGDHYVLNGEKIYVTSGQRADCVVVWASLDPKLGRAAIKSFVVDWGTPGMELARLEKKLGIRASDTAAINFNDCRVPAENLLGSPEIDTKKGFAGVMETFDNTRPLVAAMAIGCAKASLERIKELLKDHIQYDYSKPVDNCSAMEAEIYKMEAEWEAAYWLAVKAAWMADNKKANTLEASISKAKAGRVGNAITLRCVELAGTLGYTEDELLEKWARDSKILDIFEGTQQIQQLVIARRVLGLSSKELK; encoded by the coding sequence ATGAATATCGAGATTCCCAAGAAGTTCAAACCCCTGATCAACAATGCTTATCAGGTGGCGCAAAGCACCCTCCGCCCGCTGTCCCGCAAGTACGACCGCGGCGAGCACGAGTACCCGAAAGAACTGGACATGCTGGCGTCCGTACTGGATGGCTTCAACGAGGGTGACCCGGCCAATTCTGCCGGTGCCGCTACCACCGGTAGCGGCAAGGTTCAGGACGACGGCAGCGTCAAGAATGGTTCCAATATGGGCGTTTGCCTGGGCGCCATGGAAATGTGCTACGGCGACACCGGCTTCCTGCTGGCCATGCCCCGCCAGGGCCTGGGTAACGCCGCCATTGCCGCCGTGGCCAATGACGAACAGCTGGAACGCTTCAAGGGCAAGTGGGCCGCCATGGCCATCACCGAGCCCAGCTGTGGTTCTGACTCCGCCGCCATCCGCACCACCGCCAAAAAGGATGGGGATCACTACGTCCTTAATGGCGAAAAGATCTATGTCACCTCCGGCCAGCGTGCCGACTGCGTGGTGGTGTGGGCCAGCCTGGATCCGAAGCTGGGCCGTGCTGCCATCAAGTCCTTCGTGGTGGACTGGGGCACGCCTGGCATGGAACTGGCTCGGCTGGAAAAGAAACTGGGCATCCGCGCCTCAGATACCGCCGCGATCAACTTTAATGACTGTCGCGTCCCTGCGGAGAATCTGCTCGGCAGCCCGGAAATCGACACCAAGAAAGGGTTTGCCGGGGTGATGGAAACCTTCGACAACACCCGCCCGCTGGTGGCAGCCATGGCCATTGGTTGTGCCAAGGCCTCCCTGGAGCGTATCAAGGAGTTGCTCAAGGACCACATTCAGTACGACTACAGCAAGCCCGTAGACAACTGCTCGGCCATGGAAGCGGAAATCTACAAGATGGAAGCGGAGTGGGAAGCCGCCTACTGGCTGGCGGTGAAAGCCGCCTGGATGGCCGATAACAAGAAAGCCAACACCCTGGAGGCCTCCATCTCCAAGGCCAAAGCCGGCCGGGTGGGCAATGCGATCACCCTGCGCTGTGTGGAACTGGCAGGTACCTTGGGCTATACCGAAGACGAACTGCTGGAAAAGTGGGCCCGTGACTCGAAGATTCTCGATATCTTCGAGGGTACCCAACAGATTCAGCAGCTGGTCATTGCTCGCCGGGTGCTGGGACTGAGTTCCAAAGAGCTGAAGTAA
- a CDS encoding NADH:flavin oxidoreductase/NADH oxidase family protein, which yields MSYADTLNQSLALPCGVSIPNRFGKSAMSEALGTIDNHVTPALETLYGRWSDGGTGLLITGNIMIDRNHTGEPNNVVLENENDLPLLQRWAEAGKRQNNQIWVQLNHPGKQIPRMLASGDTLAPSAVPFGKELKSAFKTPRALTEEEIRDIIKRFATSAAIAKKAGFTGVQIHGAHGYLVSQFLSGHHNQRDDQWGGSLENRMRFPLEIYRAIRKAVGEDYPVSIKLNSADFQRGGFTEEESMTVAQTLAEEGLDLLEISGGNYENPAMAGAKGVRDSTAAREAYFLDYAHKIRERVSIPLMVTGGFRSAKAMAEAVDSGATDIAGIARPLAVEPDLPKRILAGQDGVVSRVTPRKTGIKAIDEMAMMEVSWFSRQLHRMGKGQEPKPDESVLLSLFKVITSMGLGSFRTRRMRANT from the coding sequence GTGAGCTACGCAGATACCCTGAACCAATCCCTGGCGCTGCCGTGCGGCGTGAGTATTCCCAATCGTTTTGGCAAGTCCGCCATGAGCGAAGCCCTTGGCACCATCGACAACCACGTCACCCCCGCTCTGGAAACGCTGTACGGGCGCTGGTCCGATGGCGGCACCGGGCTGCTGATCACCGGCAACATCATGATTGATCGCAACCATACCGGTGAGCCCAACAACGTGGTGCTGGAAAATGAAAACGACCTGCCCCTGCTGCAGCGCTGGGCCGAAGCCGGCAAACGCCAGAACAATCAGATCTGGGTACAGCTCAACCATCCCGGTAAACAGATCCCGCGCATGCTTGCCAGCGGTGACACCCTGGCTCCTTCCGCTGTGCCTTTTGGCAAAGAGCTGAAAAGTGCCTTTAAAACACCACGGGCGCTGACCGAGGAAGAAATCCGCGACATCATTAAACGTTTTGCCACCAGTGCGGCCATTGCCAAAAAAGCTGGCTTTACCGGTGTTCAAATCCATGGCGCCCATGGTTATCTGGTCAGCCAGTTCCTGTCCGGTCACCACAACCAGCGTGACGACCAGTGGGGCGGCTCGCTGGAAAACCGCATGCGCTTCCCGCTGGAAATCTACCGCGCCATTCGTAAAGCCGTGGGCGAGGATTACCCGGTCAGCATCAAGCTCAACTCCGCCGACTTCCAGCGCGGTGGCTTTACCGAAGAAGAATCCATGACAGTGGCTCAGACACTGGCTGAGGAAGGCCTGGATCTGCTGGAAATTTCCGGGGGCAACTATGAAAACCCGGCCATGGCGGGTGCCAAGGGCGTACGTGACAGCACCGCTGCTCGAGAGGCCTACTTTCTGGACTATGCCCACAAGATCCGCGAGCGGGTCTCCATCCCGCTGATGGTCACCGGAGGCTTCCGCTCCGCCAAAGCCATGGCGGAAGCGGTAGACAGCGGCGCCACAGACATCGCCGGCATCGCTCGCCCTCTGGCCGTGGAACCGGACCTGCCAAAACGCATTCTGGCCGGACAGGACGGCGTGGTCAGCCGCGTGACTCCGCGTAAAACCGGCATCAAGGCCATTGATGAAATGGCCATGATGGAAGTGTCCTGGTTCTCCCGTCAGCTGCACCGCATGGGCAAGGGGCAGGAGCCCAAACCGGACGAGAGCGTGTTGCTGTCGCTGTTCAAGGTGATTACCAGCATGGGGCTTGGCAGTTTTCGGACGCGGCGGATGCGGGCAAACACCTAA
- a CDS encoding NADPH-dependent 2,4-dienoyl-CoA reductase has product MTAKHYPQLLSPLKVGQTELKNRVIMGSMHTGLEDRFWQFPKLAAYFAERARGGVGLMVTGGFNPNKQGWFYPFASLFNRRLDIRNHRKVTDAVHQEGGKIALQILHAGRYSYHPFSRSASALKSPINPFKPKALSTKEVEKTVKDFAHTAWLAKQAGYDGVEIMGSEGYLINQFTAPCTNKRKDKYGGSAENRRRFPLEIVREIRNRCGADFIVMFRLSVIDLVPDGCTKEEVLDLARELEEAGVDILNSGIGWHEARVPTIVTSVPRAAFVKATRQVKDVVSIPVVASNRINDPDVAESILTDGDADAVSMARPMLADAEFVNKAAEGRADEINTCIACNQACLDHTFQLKRASCLVNPRACHETELLYLKTAKPKKVAVVGAGPAGLSCATVAAERGHDVTLFDQAGEIGGQFNMAKVIPGKEEFHNTIRYFTKRIESTGVTLKLNTRVEVADLEKQGFDEIVIATGVTPRTPGIPGVDHPKVLSYVDVLRGNAEVGKKVAVIGAGGIGFDVCEFLAEAPRDGEQPLPEWMKEWGVDMDSDARGGLVETDVEKPIRQLTLLQRKTTSLGKDLGKTSGWVHRATLKARNVDMLAGCSYEKIDDAGLHIKIGEETRVLDVDNVILCAGQESLKELYQEGKDNFHLIGGAELAAELDAKRAIRQGAEVAAKL; this is encoded by the coding sequence ATGACAGCCAAGCACTATCCGCAACTGCTTTCCCCCCTGAAAGTGGGCCAGACCGAACTGAAGAACCGCGTGATCATGGGTTCCATGCACACCGGCCTGGAAGACCGCTTCTGGCAGTTTCCCAAGCTGGCCGCGTATTTTGCCGAGCGTGCCCGTGGCGGGGTTGGCTTGATGGTGACTGGTGGCTTCAACCCCAACAAACAGGGCTGGTTTTATCCCTTCGCCAGCCTCTTCAACCGTCGGCTGGATATCCGTAACCACCGCAAGGTGACTGACGCCGTTCACCAGGAGGGGGGCAAGATCGCCTTGCAGATCCTCCATGCGGGCCGATATAGCTACCACCCCTTTTCCCGCTCGGCGTCGGCCCTGAAAAGCCCCATCAACCCCTTCAAGCCGAAGGCGTTGAGCACCAAAGAAGTGGAAAAGACCGTCAAGGATTTCGCCCACACCGCGTGGTTGGCCAAACAGGCAGGCTATGACGGTGTGGAAATCATGGGGTCCGAGGGTTACCTGATTAACCAGTTCACGGCGCCCTGTACCAACAAGCGCAAGGACAAATATGGCGGCAGCGCTGAAAATCGCCGTCGTTTCCCGCTGGAGATCGTGCGCGAAATCCGGAATCGCTGTGGTGCGGACTTCATCGTCATGTTCCGCCTGTCCGTGATTGATCTGGTGCCGGACGGCTGTACCAAGGAAGAAGTGCTGGATCTGGCCCGGGAGCTGGAAGAAGCGGGTGTGGATATCCTCAATTCCGGTATCGGCTGGCACGAAGCACGGGTACCCACCATCGTGACATCGGTGCCCCGCGCAGCCTTTGTAAAGGCGACGCGCCAGGTGAAGGATGTGGTGTCCATTCCTGTGGTGGCATCCAACCGGATCAATGACCCGGATGTGGCCGAGAGCATCCTGACCGATGGCGATGCGGATGCGGTATCCATGGCCCGCCCGATGCTGGCGGATGCGGAGTTCGTCAATAAGGCCGCAGAAGGCCGAGCGGATGAAATCAACACCTGCATCGCCTGCAACCAGGCTTGTCTGGATCATACGTTCCAGCTCAAGCGAGCCTCTTGCCTGGTGAACCCTCGTGCCTGTCACGAAACTGAATTGCTGTACCTGAAAACCGCCAAACCGAAAAAGGTGGCCGTGGTTGGGGCCGGTCCGGCAGGCCTGTCCTGTGCCACGGTGGCGGCAGAGCGTGGTCACGACGTGACACTGTTTGATCAGGCCGGTGAAATCGGTGGTCAGTTCAATATGGCCAAGGTGATCCCCGGCAAGGAAGAGTTCCATAACACCATCCGTTACTTCACCAAGCGCATTGAGAGCACCGGCGTGACGCTCAAGCTGAATACCCGTGTGGAAGTAGCCGACCTGGAAAAACAGGGATTTGATGAAATCGTCATCGCCACGGGCGTGACGCCGCGTACCCCGGGCATTCCCGGGGTGGACCACCCCAAGGTGCTGTCCTACGTGGATGTACTGCGCGGTAACGCGGAAGTGGGCAAGAAAGTGGCGGTTATCGGCGCTGGCGGCATTGGCTTCGATGTCTGTGAATTTCTGGCCGAGGCCCCCCGTGATGGCGAACAACCTCTGCCAGAGTGGATGAAGGAATGGGGCGTGGACATGGACAGCGATGCCCGGGGTGGTTTGGTTGAAACCGACGTGGAGAAACCGATTCGCCAATTGACCCTGTTGCAACGAAAAACCACTTCCCTGGGCAAAGATCTCGGCAAGACCTCCGGCTGGGTACACCGCGCCACCCTCAAAGCCCGCAACGTGGACATGCTGGCGGGCTGCAGCTACGAGAAAATCGACGATGCCGGTTTGCACATCAAGATCGGTGAGGAGACCCGGGTACTGGACGTGGACAATGTGATCCTCTGTGCCGGTCAGGAATCCCTGAAGGAGCTGTATCAGGAAGGCAAGGATAACTTCCACCTGATTGGTGGTGCCGAACTGGCGGCTGAACTGGATGCCAAACGCGCCATCCGCCAAGGTGCGGAAGTCGCAGCGAAGCTTTAA
- a CDS encoding TetR/AcrR family transcriptional regulator — MAQSARYHHGDLHDTLLQEANTLLNEQGVEGLSLRKLAERAGVSRTAPYHHFRDKNALLCALATRAFAQLDELIERQLETAGNSPDIQAFVIEYLRFATENPEQYELMFGRTLWKSGEPTPELKEVAYRSFRRYAEGLGGLLKDRLPTGTDPLRVAQASWATIHGLCRLTIDGIYVNQEDMEAVSQQAVALIMAALS, encoded by the coding sequence ATGGCACAGAGCGCCCGTTATCATCATGGAGACCTGCACGACACCCTGCTGCAGGAGGCTAATACCCTGCTCAATGAGCAAGGGGTGGAAGGGTTGTCCCTGCGCAAACTGGCGGAGCGGGCCGGCGTGTCCCGTACTGCCCCTTACCACCATTTCCGCGACAAGAACGCCCTGCTCTGTGCTCTGGCCACCCGTGCCTTCGCCCAGCTGGACGAACTTATCGAGCGCCAGCTGGAAACCGCTGGCAACTCCCCCGATATTCAGGCTTTCGTCATTGAATACCTGCGGTTTGCCACCGAGAACCCGGAACAGTACGAACTAATGTTCGGGCGCACCCTGTGGAAAAGCGGTGAACCCACCCCGGAACTGAAAGAAGTGGCTTACCGCAGCTTCCGGCGCTATGCAGAAGGGCTTGGCGGCTTGCTGAAAGACCGCCTCCCCACCGGGACCGATCCCCTTCGGGTGGCCCAGGCCAGCTGGGCGACCATCCATGGCCTGTGCCGCCTGACCATTGATGGTATCTATGTGAATCAGGAAGACATGGAGGCGGTCAGCCAGCAGGCGGTAGCGCTGATCATGGCGGCGCTGAGTTAA
- a CDS encoding GGDEF domain-containing protein → MTLHNNEQQQQKSAAPADSSAPDAPASAAEKAELARLNSLLNERLREPRGMQRAFPEPLERLYRSNHLALTLNQQKTFWPWVVATVGMFCVFGVIMAQNQQGVIYPLNAVISLAVLAPVIAIKVKALSRHVLFINGLAASVTLLAFQIASVVLPDAARQKSVSEYAIIFITIAAFTIARLPLRHAVIWVTLSLLLSRLIALALGVDLELDRLLYFGGGSITFGYLLGFIQYARERTVFAQEYLLEEEKRQLRQLSSELAQLSRSDQLTGLPNRRYFDEMLEMQWQKALREGSDVNLMFMDIDDFKLYNDHYGHQAGDDCLLQVARALGGQVLRSSDFVARYGGEEFVALFHHTNRQGLEKIAQRLIQSVDELALPHEKSRCSDCVTLSIGIASLRPGADNGPQTLIKLADEALYEAKRQGRHRYLFSDTAQAN, encoded by the coding sequence ATGACACTGCATAATAACGAACAACAACAACAAAAAAGCGCAGCCCCAGCCGACTCGAGTGCCCCTGACGCTCCGGCCAGTGCGGCTGAGAAGGCAGAACTCGCCCGTCTCAACAGCCTGCTGAATGAGCGCCTGCGTGAACCCAGAGGCATGCAGCGCGCCTTCCCCGAACCCCTGGAGCGCCTTTACCGCAGTAACCACCTGGCACTGACCCTCAACCAGCAGAAGACATTCTGGCCTTGGGTGGTCGCCACCGTCGGCATGTTCTGTGTGTTCGGCGTGATCATGGCCCAGAACCAGCAGGGGGTCATTTATCCCCTGAATGCGGTGATCTCGCTGGCTGTGCTGGCACCGGTTATCGCCATCAAGGTCAAGGCGCTGTCACGCCACGTGCTGTTTATCAACGGCCTCGCCGCCTCTGTAACCCTGCTGGCCTTTCAAATTGCCAGCGTGGTGTTGCCTGATGCTGCTCGGCAAAAAAGCGTGTCGGAATACGCCATCATCTTTATCACCATTGCTGCCTTTACCATCGCCCGTTTACCGCTGCGCCACGCGGTGATCTGGGTCACCCTGAGCCTGTTGCTGTCCCGCCTGATTGCCCTTGCCCTGGGCGTGGATCTGGAACTGGATCGCCTGCTCTATTTTGGGGGGGGCTCCATCACCTTTGGCTACCTGCTGGGGTTCATCCAGTACGCCCGGGAAAGAACCGTGTTCGCGCAGGAATATCTGCTGGAAGAGGAAAAACGCCAGCTCAGACAGCTTTCCAGCGAACTGGCGCAGCTCTCTCGCAGCGACCAGCTCACCGGCCTGCCCAACCGGCGCTACTTCGATGAAATGCTGGAAATGCAGTGGCAGAAAGCCCTGCGCGAAGGCAGCGATGTGAATCTGATGTTCATGGACATTGATGACTTCAAACTCTACAACGACCACTACGGCCACCAGGCCGGGGATGACTGCCTGCTTCAGGTCGCCAGGGCCCTGGGCGGCCAGGTACTGCGCTCCTCAGACTTTGTGGCCCGCTATGGCGGGGAGGAATTCGTCGCCCTGTTCCACCATACCAATCGGCAAGGCCTGGAGAAGATTGCCCAGCGCCTGATTCAGTCGGTGGACGAACTGGCGCTGCCCCACGAGAAAAGCCGTTGCAGTGACTGCGTGACACTTTCAATCGGTATTGCCAGCTTGCGCCCCGGTGCCGACAACGGCCCGCAGACCCTGATCAAGCTGGCCGATGAAGCGCTCTACGAAGCAAAAAGACAAGGGCGGCATCGCTATCTATTCAGCGACACCGCACAAGCCAACTGA